A region from the Benincasa hispida cultivar B227 chromosome 12, ASM972705v1, whole genome shotgun sequence genome encodes:
- the LOC120067685 gene encoding uncharacterized protein LOC120067685 isoform X1, whose protein sequence is MDKVAEEVDRVKNEWNHAFHHTLERIKAIEAYEKQSESMEKNSLPRLNALAQDGLNLLSSLEFNLDLLAPQLLSDSEVEAAQSLLQSWKNQSNNLRSSLRNANMQAKANMRKAAQEEDVGGFHCRENDFSVEEKSPQFADGIYSMLSILDVFRRTKAGMTSAAESITESLRRTRQLMVQEVERTANTIETFEESTGVLKKAESEYKGHRSLLTRTRNLLSTMQRQDVMDRIILAVGFFFFSLAVLYVVSKRIGLLKLQRMATAAIKAGMAKQANHIPGDIDHGRNPVQANEDLIHRIADPQERRIWDEL, encoded by the exons ATGGACAAGGTTGCAGAGGAGGTGGATCGGGTCAAAAATGAGTGGAACCACGCTTTCCATCACACTCTCGAGCGGATTAAGGCAATCGAAGCATACGAGAAGCAAAGTGAATCAATGGAGAAGAATTCTCTCCCCAGACTCAATGCTCTGGCTCAAGATGGATTGAATCTCCTTTCGTCGTTGGAATTCAATCTCGATCTTCTTGCCCCCCAGTTGCTCTCTGATTCTGAAGTCGAAGCTGCTCAATCGCTGCTTCAATCCTGGAAAAATCAATCCAACAA TTTGCGATCGAGTCTGAGAAACGCTAATATGCAAGCAAAAGCCAACATGAGAAAGGCTGCACAGGAGGAG GATGTTGGTGGCTTTCATTGTAGAGAGAACGACTTCTCGGTGGAGGAGAAGAGTCCACAATTCGCAGACGGAATTTACAGTATGTTGTCAATACTTGACGTTTTCAGAAG AACTAAGGCCGGAATGACATCTGCTGCAGAAAGCATCACAGAGAGCCTTCGCCGAACCCGTCAGCTTATGGTCCAG GAGGTGGAAAGAACTGCAAACACAATTGAGACTTTCg AGGAATCAACTGGAGTGTTAAAGAAGGCTGAAAGTGAATATAAGGGGCACCGCTCATTGTTAACGCGAACCAGAAACTTACTTTCAACAATGCAACGGCAAGATGTAATGGACAG GATTATATTGGCCGtcggatttttctttttctctcttgcTGTTCTTTATGTCGTGTCAAAACGTATTGGACTACTGAAGTTGCAGAGGATGGCCACCGCTGCCATTAAAGCTGGGATGGCCAAGCAAGCAAATCACATACCTGGAGATATTGACCATGGTAGAAATCCAGTTCAAGCCAATGAGGATTTAATTCACAGAATTGCAGATCCACAGGAACGACGTATTTGGGACGAACTTTGA
- the LOC120067685 gene encoding uncharacterized protein LOC120067685 isoform X2, whose product MDKVAEEVDRVKNEWNHAFHHTLERIKAIEAYEKQSESMEKNSLPRLNALAQDGLNLLSSLEFNLDLLAPQLLSDSEVEAAQSLLQSWKNQSNNLRSSLRNANMQAKANMRKAAQEERERLLGGGEESTIRRRNLQTKAGMTSAAESITESLRRTRQLMVQEVERTANTIETFEESTGVLKKAESEYKGHRSLLTRTRNLLSTMQRQDVMDRIILAVGFFFFSLAVLYVVSKRIGLLKLQRMATAAIKAGMAKQANHIPGDIDHGRNPVQANEDLIHRIADPQERRIWDEL is encoded by the exons ATGGACAAGGTTGCAGAGGAGGTGGATCGGGTCAAAAATGAGTGGAACCACGCTTTCCATCACACTCTCGAGCGGATTAAGGCAATCGAAGCATACGAGAAGCAAAGTGAATCAATGGAGAAGAATTCTCTCCCCAGACTCAATGCTCTGGCTCAAGATGGATTGAATCTCCTTTCGTCGTTGGAATTCAATCTCGATCTTCTTGCCCCCCAGTTGCTCTCTGATTCTGAAGTCGAAGCTGCTCAATCGCTGCTTCAATCCTGGAAAAATCAATCCAACAA TTTGCGATCGAGTCTGAGAAACGCTAATATGCAAGCAAAAGCCAACATGAGAAAGGCTGCACAGGAGGAG AGAGAACGACTTCTCGGTGGAGGAGAAGAGTCCACAATTCGCAGACGGAATTTACA AACTAAGGCCGGAATGACATCTGCTGCAGAAAGCATCACAGAGAGCCTTCGCCGAACCCGTCAGCTTATGGTCCAG GAGGTGGAAAGAACTGCAAACACAATTGAGACTTTCg AGGAATCAACTGGAGTGTTAAAGAAGGCTGAAAGTGAATATAAGGGGCACCGCTCATTGTTAACGCGAACCAGAAACTTACTTTCAACAATGCAACGGCAAGATGTAATGGACAG GATTATATTGGCCGtcggatttttctttttctctcttgcTGTTCTTTATGTCGTGTCAAAACGTATTGGACTACTGAAGTTGCAGAGGATGGCCACCGCTGCCATTAAAGCTGGGATGGCCAAGCAAGCAAATCACATACCTGGAGATATTGACCATGGTAGAAATCCAGTTCAAGCCAATGAGGATTTAATTCACAGAATTGCAGATCCACAGGAACGACGTATTTGGGACGAACTTTGA
- the LOC120068250 gene encoding cationic amino acid transporter 9, chloroplastic, producing MGGRNLQTVSSSSSSSFFSRFCSSALRTKPLISPSDASSTRTNSGEGLVRRLGVIDLVLLGVGASIGAGIFVVTGTVARDAGPGVTISFTLAGVSCILNALCYAELATRFPPVVGGAYLYTYAAFNELTAFLVFAQLMLDYHIGAASIARSLAGYIISFLEIFPLFKDNIPNWLGNGQELFGIFSINVLAPVLLALLTFILCWGVGESSTVNSIMTSLKVIIVVCVIFTGAFEVDVSNWSPFAPNGFHAVLTGATVVFFAYVGFDAVANSAEESKNPRKDLPIGIIGSLLICIALYIGVCLVITGMVPYYLLGEEAPLAAAFTSKGLKFVSFLISIGAIAGLTTTLLIGLYVQSRLYLGLGRDGLLPSFFSKVHPKRHTPITSQVWVGIVAGVLAGLFNIHSLSHILSVGTLTGYSVVSACVVTLRWKDRTARQVSSSTWLEGVICLIVIACSGFGAGLFYRYSSLWVSAVAAVFAFLASIALHLRHIYGDVPGFPCPGVPFVPALCIFVNMFLFAQLHQEAWVRFVVVSIITVIVYAFYGQHHANPISEGSQVYFQVPG from the exons ATGGGAGGCCGAAATCTACAAAccgtctcttcttcttcttcttcttcatttttctctcgTTTTTGTTCCTCTGCGTTGAGAACCAAGCCATTGATTTCTCCTTCCGATGCCTCCTCCACCCGTACCAACTCCGGCGAAGGCCTTGTACGCCGTCTTGGCGTCATCGACCTCGTTCTTCTCGGCGTCGGCGCTTCCATCGGAGCCGGCATCTTTGTCGTCACTGGTACTGTCGCTCGCGACGCTGGTCCTG GAGTCACCATTAGTTTCACACTAGCTGGAGTATCATGTATCTTAAACGCACTCTGTTATGCTGAACTAGCTACACGCTTTCCTCCTGTTGTGGGCGGTGCATACTTGTATACATATGCAGCATTCAATGAACTCACTGCCTTTCTTGTTTTTGCACAATTGATGCTAGACTACCATATTGGAGCAGCTAGTATAGCACGGAGCTTAGCTGGTTATATTATCTCATTTCTTGAAATATTTCCCCTTTTCAAGGATAATATTCCAAATTGGCTTGGAAATGGGCAAGAATTGTTCGGAATTTTTTCTATTAATGTACTGGCTCCAGTTCTTCTAGCTCTATTGACCTTTATTCTTTGTTGGGGTGTTGGAGAGTCTTCTACTGTAAACTCCATCATGACGTCATTAAAG GTCATCATTGTCGTGTGTGTCATCTTTACTGGTGCTTTTGAGGTTGATGTTTCAAATTGGTCTCCTTTTGCTCCAAATGGTTTTCATGCAGTGTTAACTGGAGCTACTGTAGTATTCTTCGCATATGTAGGCTTTgatgcagttgcaaattcagcTGAAGAATCAAAAAATCCGAGG AAGGATTTACCAATTGGCATCATCGGAAGTCTTCTCATTTGCATTGCTCTCTATATTGGTGTCTGCTTAGTGATAACTGGAATGGTTCCTTATTATCTTCTCGGGGAAGAGGCTCCCTTGGCTGCGGCTTTTACATCCAAAGGCTTGAAATTTGTTTCGTTTTTGATAAGCATTGGTGCTATTGCTGGACTTACAACCACGCTTCTTATTGGTCTTTATGTTCAG TCACGTCTATATCTTGGGCTTGGGAGAGATGGTTTGCTGCCTTCTTTTTTTTCGAAAGTGCATCCCAAACGCCACACTCCTATCACTTCTCAAGTCTGGGTTGGTATTGTAGCTGGCGTACTGGCTGGACTATTTAATATACACTCACTCTCTCATATTCTGTCAGTTGGCACCTTG ACCGGCTACTCTGTTGTCTCGGCTTGTGTTGTCACCCTGCGGTGGAAAGACAGAACAGCCCGTCAGGTGTCTTCTTCAACCTGGCTAGAAGGTGTCATCTGTCTTATAGTAATTGCTTGCAGTGGTTTTGGTGCTGGATTGTTTTACCGGTACAGTTCGCTGTGGGTTTCTGCTGTTGCTGCTGTTTTTGCATTTCTTGCATCGATCGCTCTTCATCTTCGCCAT ATCTATGGAGATGTGCCAGGATTTCCTTGTCCAGGAGTTCCCTTTGTGCCGGCCCTTTGCATATTCGTCAACATGTTCCTATTTGCTCAG TTACACCAAGAAGCCTGGGTTAGATTTGTGGTGGTCAGTATTATTACAGTCATCGTTTATGCATTTTATGGGCAGCATCATGCTAATCCCATTTCAGAAGGTTCTCAGGTTTATTTTCAGGTTCCAGGATAG